Proteins from one Clostridium cellulovorans 743B genomic window:
- the aroC gene encoding chorismate synthase has protein sequence MSSVWGNIMKVSLFGESQGDIIGVTIHGIPSGVKLDLEFIKKEMKRRLSGNYNVATPRQEDDEFIITTGYFNGYTTGAPLTATIKNKDIKQADNDEFKDKMRPSFGDYTEHLRYNGFNDYRGGGHHSGRLTAPLLFAGAVAKLILKEKNIVIGAHILKIADIFDEVFDKVNVSEELLKSLPEKLFPVIKDDMGLIMQTEILKAKYQKDTIGGIVECAAINIPGGVGNPFFDSMESVISHLLFSIPSIKAVEFGEGFNIANLRGSQANDQMYMEGDKVKTYTNHSGGIVAGITNGMPIIFRVAVKPPPTIAKPQKTVDISTKENTTVDTVSAHDPSMIHRIVPVIEGVTALAILDSILSGNNHI, from the coding sequence ATGAGCAGTGTTTGGGGAAACATAATGAAAGTATCTTTATTTGGTGAGTCCCAAGGAGATATTATAGGTGTAACAATCCATGGAATCCCCAGTGGAGTTAAACTTGATCTTGAGTTTATAAAAAAAGAAATGAAAAGAAGACTCTCAGGAAATTACAACGTAGCAACACCACGACAAGAAGATGATGAATTTATTATTACAACGGGATATTTTAATGGATATACTACAGGCGCTCCATTAACAGCAACAATAAAAAACAAAGACATCAAGCAAGCTGACAACGATGAATTTAAAGATAAAATGCGACCATCTTTTGGCGATTATACAGAACACTTAAGATATAATGGATTCAATGATTATAGAGGTGGTGGACACCACTCAGGAAGACTTACAGCACCATTATTGTTTGCTGGCGCTGTAGCTAAGCTGATTTTGAAGGAAAAAAATATAGTAATAGGTGCTCATATATTAAAGATTGCAGATATATTTGATGAAGTCTTTGATAAGGTTAATGTAAGTGAGGAACTATTAAAATCATTGCCTGAGAAATTGTTTCCTGTAATTAAAGATGATATGGGATTAATAATGCAGACAGAAATATTAAAAGCTAAGTATCAAAAAGATACCATCGGAGGAATTGTAGAGTGTGCTGCTATTAATATTCCAGGTGGAGTAGGGAATCCATTTTTTGATTCAATGGAAAGTGTGATCTCACATCTTTTATTTTCTATACCATCGATAAAAGCAGTAGAGTTTGGAGAAGGTTTTAATATTGCTAATTTGAGAGGCTCACAAGCGAATGATCAAATGTACATGGAAGGTGATAAAGTAAAAACTTATACCAACCATAGTGGCGGAATAGTAGCTGGTATAACAAATGGAATGCCAATAATATTTAGAGTTGCTGTTAAGCCACCACCTACAATAGCTAAGCCTCAAAAGACTGTAGATATAAGCACTAAGGAGAATACTACTGTAGATACAGTAAGTGCTCATGATCCATCAATGATTCATAGAATAGTGCCTGTAATTGAAGGTGTTACAGCCTTAGCAATTTTAGATTCTATCTTAAGCGGAAATAATCATATTTGA
- the aroQ gene encoding type II 3-dehydroquinate dehydratase, which produces MKFLVLNGPNINMLGTREKGIYGQDNYETLCKIIEEKAKEINVEVDVRQSNSEGALIDIIHDTLGKYDGIVINPGAYTHYSIAIYDALLAVNLPTIEVHISNIHKREEFRHKSVTAAACIGQIVGLGLQGYALAIQALKQRL; this is translated from the coding sequence ATGAAATTTTTAGTTTTAAATGGACCTAATATAAATATGTTAGGAACAAGAGAAAAAGGTATTTATGGACAGGACAATTATGAAACCTTATGCAAGATTATTGAAGAAAAGGCTAAGGAGATAAATGTTGAAGTTGATGTCCGTCAAAGCAATAGTGAAGGAGCATTAATTGATATTATTCATGATACATTAGGAAAGTATGACGGAATAGTTATAAACCCAGGAGCGTATACTCATTATAGTATTGCTATTTATGATGCACTATTAGCAGTTAATCTTCCAACTATTGAAGTTCATATATCCAACATTCACAAAAGAGAAGAATTTAGACATAAGTCTGTAACTGCAGCAGCTTGCATTGGTCAAATTGTTGGACTTGGACTTCAAGGATATGCATTAGCTATACAGGCATTAAAACAAAGACTATAG
- a CDS encoding FAD-dependent oxidoreductase gives MDNQEFLKSFPESFWMASTNATDYPSLDQDISVDIAIIGGGITGISCAYSLKDEGFKIAILEADHIAQGASGHTTAKVTSQHGLIYNKTKLQLGEELAKQYAEANEHAIQRIKSIIDTHHIDCDYKTESAFIYTQQDNYVQKIYNEIATASDLGIKASFVDNIPFPIDIKAAVRFDDQGQFHPRKYLLALAKEITNSNCTIYEKTRIVGIDESNKYTLTTERGNKITADKVIIASHYPFYNKQAMYFARLYCERSYALAVKAKEKYPGGMYLSAEDPKRSLRLINSPNGDLIMVGGETHKTGQSKDTFKHYEAIMNFANGIFTVEDIPYKWSAQDCITVDDIPYVGKYIANSPNLYVATGFRKWGMTNSMAAAIIIKDLIVVGKSPWQDVYNPSRKTIIASAKNFVVENFNVAEELLGGKLSPLPEDIFLEPDEGKLVKINDERIGVYRDEHCKLHKVNTTCTHMGCELNWNSAERTWDCPCHGSRFSHKGDIVEGPAVKPLSFDNNVNTIGKLLNEDF, from the coding sequence ATGGACAACCAAGAATTTTTAAAAAGCTTTCCTGAATCCTTTTGGATGGCATCTACTAATGCCACAGATTACCCTTCCCTTGATCAAGATATATCTGTAGATATAGCAATAATTGGTGGTGGTATTACAGGTATCTCCTGCGCATATTCGCTTAAAGACGAAGGCTTTAAAATAGCGATTCTTGAAGCAGACCATATAGCTCAAGGAGCTTCTGGTCATACTACAGCTAAAGTCACCTCACAGCACGGACTTATTTATAATAAAACTAAGCTTCAACTTGGCGAAGAATTAGCTAAACAATATGCTGAGGCCAATGAACATGCTATTCAGAGAATAAAATCCATAATAGATACTCATCATATCGATTGTGATTATAAAACTGAATCTGCCTTCATTTATACACAGCAAGATAATTATGTTCAAAAAATTTATAATGAAATAGCCACTGCTTCAGATTTAGGAATTAAAGCTTCTTTCGTAGATAATATACCATTTCCAATAGATATCAAGGCTGCAGTTCGCTTTGATGATCAAGGTCAATTTCATCCAAGAAAGTATCTTTTAGCCTTAGCAAAAGAAATTACTAATAGCAATTGCACTATATATGAAAAAACTAGAATTGTGGGGATTGATGAATCAAATAAATATACTTTGACTACTGAACGAGGAAATAAAATAACTGCTGATAAGGTTATAATCGCATCTCATTACCCATTCTACAACAAACAAGCAATGTACTTTGCAAGACTTTATTGTGAGCGTTCTTATGCTTTAGCAGTTAAAGCCAAAGAAAAGTACCCTGGTGGAATGTACTTATCAGCTGAAGATCCAAAACGCTCATTACGCTTAATTAATAGCCCTAATGGAGATTTAATAATGGTCGGTGGTGAAACTCACAAGACAGGACAAAGTAAAGATACCTTTAAGCACTACGAAGCAATAATGAACTTTGCAAATGGCATTTTTACTGTAGAAGATATACCCTACAAATGGTCAGCTCAAGATTGCATAACCGTAGATGATATACCTTACGTCGGCAAATACATAGCTAATTCACCAAACCTGTATGTAGCTACTGGCTTTAGGAAATGGGGTATGACTAACAGTATGGCAGCAGCCATAATTATTAAAGACTTAATTGTTGTTGGAAAAAGTCCTTGGCAGGATGTTTATAATCCTTCACGTAAAACAATTATTGCTTCAGCAAAAAACTTTGTTGTTGAAAACTTTAATGTAGCTGAAGAACTTTTAGGTGGTAAGCTTTCTCCATTACCAGAAGATATTTTCCTAGAGCCTGATGAAGGGAAGCTAGTAAAAATAAATGATGAAAGAATAGGTGTTTATAGAGATGAACATTGCAAACTTCATAAGGTAAATACTACTTGCACTCATATGGGCTGCGAACTAAACTGGAACTCAGCTGAAAGAACTTGGGATTGCCCTTGTCATGGTTCAAGATTCTCACATAAGGGAGACATCGTTGAAGGACCTGCAGTAAAACCATTGAGCTTTGATAATAACGTAAACACAATTGGGAAATTACTTAATGAAGACTTTTAA
- a CDS encoding ParM/StbA family protein, whose protein sequence is MIMGIDVGYSHTKVYTSNGRDIFRSTVTNGIMDINVNAIKVKIAGNEYTVGENTGNFSVKLNKIDDAVFRLCLYTAVARNLPIGEDEVQLVIGLPVQYYKDQKLELKKALEGIQVFLSLNDKPIRFKITKCVVFPQSAGVFVLHPDIFEGSNIVIDIGGMTVDVSYFNDMTLQDYRTYELGMIKLYDKLVQNIKAEFGVSYDILNAEDIIKNKRIFRDGELIDCTDVVNTTLRTHASLIINRVMAGLSQYDTSQRHFIGGGSYILGEYLPVKAIKEDIYANAEAFFKIGVERFAS, encoded by the coding sequence ATGATAATGGGGATAGATGTTGGTTATTCTCATACAAAAGTGTACACGTCAAACGGACGGGATATTTTTAGAAGCACTGTCACGAATGGAATTATGGACATAAACGTCAATGCTATAAAAGTAAAAATAGCTGGAAATGAATACACTGTAGGTGAGAATACAGGTAACTTTTCTGTAAAACTTAATAAGATCGATGATGCAGTATTTAGACTATGTCTTTACACTGCTGTAGCAAGAAATCTTCCAATTGGAGAAGATGAAGTTCAACTTGTAATTGGGCTTCCTGTTCAATATTATAAGGATCAAAAGCTAGAACTAAAAAAAGCTTTAGAAGGTATCCAAGTATTTTTAAGTCTTAACGATAAACCAATAAGGTTTAAAATTACTAAGTGCGTAGTATTTCCTCAATCTGCTGGTGTATTTGTACTTCATCCAGATATATTTGAAGGCAGCAATATAGTAATTGATATTGGTGGCATGACTGTTGATGTTTCTTACTTCAATGATATGACACTTCAAGATTACAGAACCTATGAGCTTGGAATGATTAAGCTATATGATAAACTTGTTCAAAATATTAAAGCTGAATTTGGGGTAAGCTATGATATTCTAAATGCTGAAGACATCATAAAAAATAAACGAATTTTCAGAGACGGCGAACTCATTGATTGCACAGATGTAGTTAATACCACCTTAAGGACTCATGCCAGTCTTATCATTAACAGAGTAATGGCTGGACTTAGCCAATATGATACTTCTCAAAGACACTTTATCGGTGGAGGTTCTTACATATTAGGAGAGTACCTACCTGTTAAAGCAATTAAGGAAGATATATATGCAAATGCAGAAGCTTTCTTTAAGATAGGAGTTGAGAGATTTGCGTCATAA
- a CDS encoding PrkA family serine protein kinase, translated as MDFEELILHDREKRNKSKFEGSFLEYLELVRNKPEVAKLAHERMYNLLMEKGFDVLKAEDNPRVKKIYGNDIIKRYNFFKDDFFGIDKVLIKLVNYFYSAAMKGEEARQVLYLVGPVGAGKSSLVEALKKALETADPIYSLKGCPMHEEPLHLIPKHLRGEFEEYLGVQIEGDLCPACRYRLLHEYDGQYEKFPVVETSFSIRSRKGVGVVPPVDPNNQDTSILTGSVDISKMDMYPEDDPRIFSLNGAFNVGNRGLVEFIEVFKNDVEYLHTIITATQEKSIPSPGKGSMIYFDGVILAHSNEAEWEKFKSDHTNEAILDRIVKIEVPYCLELSEEIKIYEKILKKSNFNAHIAPHSIEVAAMFAILSRLTPSAKVDPVTKLKIYNGEEIVEKGTTKRIDIGELREEAGQKEGMKGISTRFIIKAIDNALSNSEHNCINPLSIMESMIKSVKEVDIAEDEKKRLLGFIQDTIRKEYNKILEKEITKAFIHSFREQAESLFNNYLDNAEAFVNKNKLKDRSTGEELVPDEKFMRNIEEQIGISEGSSKGFRNDVTSYMFYLVRNGGTIDYTSYEPLKEAIEKKLMASVKDLSRIVTKSRVRDKEQDIKYNTMVEEMKSNGYCDHCCDVVLKYAANNLWKD; from the coding sequence ATGGATTTTGAAGAATTAATTCTACATGATAGAGAAAAGAGAAATAAGAGTAAATTTGAAGGAAGCTTTTTAGAATATTTAGAACTAGTGAGAAACAAACCAGAGGTGGCAAAACTTGCTCATGAAAGAATGTACAATTTACTAATGGAAAAAGGATTTGATGTATTAAAAGCAGAGGATAACCCAAGAGTTAAAAAAATATATGGAAATGACATAATTAAAAGATACAATTTCTTTAAGGATGATTTTTTTGGTATAGATAAAGTGCTTATAAAGCTTGTTAATTATTTTTATTCTGCTGCAATGAAAGGTGAAGAAGCTAGACAGGTATTATATCTTGTTGGGCCAGTTGGAGCAGGAAAATCTTCTTTAGTAGAGGCTCTAAAAAAAGCGCTAGAGACAGCGGACCCTATTTATTCATTAAAAGGATGTCCGATGCATGAAGAACCACTACATCTCATACCAAAACATCTTAGAGGTGAGTTTGAGGAATACTTAGGAGTTCAGATAGAAGGAGATTTGTGTCCAGCCTGTAGATATAGATTACTGCATGAATATGATGGACAATATGAAAAGTTCCCAGTTGTTGAAACTAGCTTCTCAATAAGATCCAGAAAAGGTGTCGGTGTAGTACCACCAGTAGATCCTAATAATCAGGATACATCAATATTAACTGGTTCTGTTGATATTTCTAAAATGGATATGTACCCAGAGGATGATCCAAGAATTTTCTCTTTAAATGGAGCATTCAATGTAGGTAACAGAGGTTTAGTTGAATTTATAGAAGTATTCAAAAATGATGTTGAATATCTTCATACTATAATTACAGCAACTCAGGAAAAATCAATACCATCACCAGGCAAAGGCTCTATGATATATTTTGATGGAGTTATATTGGCTCACTCCAATGAAGCTGAATGGGAGAAATTTAAATCAGATCATACTAATGAAGCTATTTTAGATAGAATAGTTAAAATAGAGGTTCCATATTGTTTAGAGCTAAGTGAAGAAATTAAGATATATGAAAAGATATTAAAAAAGAGCAACTTCAATGCTCATATAGCACCACATAGTATAGAAGTAGCTGCGATGTTTGCTATATTATCAAGACTCACACCATCAGCAAAGGTTGACCCTGTAACAAAGCTTAAAATATATAACGGTGAAGAAATTGTTGAAAAGGGAACAACAAAGAGAATTGACATAGGTGAGTTAAGGGAAGAAGCGGGACAGAAAGAAGGCATGAAAGGAATTTCAACAAGATTTATTATCAAAGCTATTGATAATGCCCTTTCTAATTCTGAGCACAACTGTATAAATCCTCTTAGCATAATGGAGAGTATGATTAAATCTGTTAAAGAAGTTGACATTGCAGAGGATGAAAAGAAGAGACTTCTAGGATTTATCCAAGATACAATAAGAAAAGAATATAATAAGATTCTTGAAAAAGAAATCACAAAGGCATTTATTCATAGCTTTAGAGAGCAAGCAGAAAGCTTATTTAACAACTACTTGGATAATGCAGAAGCTTTTGTTAATAAGAATAAATTGAAAGATCGTTCAACTGGCGAAGAACTAGTGCCAGACGAAAAATTTATGAGAAACATCGAAGAGCAAATTGGAATATCTGAAGGCTCATCTAAAGGCTTTAGAAATGATGTGACATCATATATGTTCTATTTGGTAAGAAATGGTGGAACTATAGATTATACTTCCTATGAGCCTTTAAAGGAAGCTATTGAGAAGAAACTTATGGCTTCTGTAAAGGATTTATCTAGAATCGTAACCAAATCAAGGGTTAGAGATAAAGAACAGGATATTAAGTATAATACTATGGTGGAGGAAATGAAGTCTAATGGTTATTGTGACCATTGCTGCGACGTAGTCCTTAAATATGCAGCTAACAATCTATGGAAGGATTGA
- the yhbH gene encoding sporulation protein YhbH, giving the protein MAFFKEYNNPVDYDRAIEDRRRHKQLVEKSIKENLGDILSEESIVGQSQNKKFKIPIRGLKEYQFIYGKNSSGVGSGTGEEKRGDKIGSDKGNQGSGKGQAGNDEGEDFYETEITLEEIFDYLIEDLELPDMDKKKFSEILTDSTSKKSGYQRHGINPRLAKKKTVMAKIARTQGQKRAYMEEGLEELPERIPFKEEDLRYHRIKHKPKKESNAAIILVMDVSGSMDNSKKYLARSFFYVLTRFIKKKYSNVEIAFVAHSTTAKEVSEYEFFHKGQSGGTYISSGLNKALDIIKERFNSQTWNIYTFCVSDGDNWSEDNERTMKSVRELCTICNMLGYAEILPISYATTIRYKFLNEITEKNFSSVAIKQKQDLWTSLKQMLKKELKEA; this is encoded by the coding sequence ATGGCTTTTTTTAAGGAGTATAACAATCCTGTAGATTATGATAGGGCGATAGAGGATAGGAGAAGGCATAAGCAGTTAGTAGAGAAATCTATTAAAGAAAACTTAGGAGATATCCTATCTGAGGAGAGTATAGTTGGGCAATCGCAGAATAAAAAGTTTAAGATTCCTATTAGAGGGTTAAAGGAATATCAATTTATTTATGGTAAAAACAGTTCTGGAGTAGGTAGCGGAACTGGTGAAGAAAAAAGAGGAGACAAAATAGGCTCTGACAAAGGGAATCAAGGAAGTGGAAAAGGTCAGGCAGGAAATGATGAGGGCGAAGATTTTTATGAGACAGAGATAACATTAGAGGAAATCTTTGATTATCTCATTGAAGATTTAGAACTCCCTGATATGGATAAAAAGAAGTTCTCTGAAATCCTCACTGACTCTACTTCTAAAAAATCTGGTTATCAGAGACATGGAATTAATCCTCGCTTGGCTAAAAAGAAAACTGTAATGGCTAAGATAGCAAGAACTCAAGGACAAAAAAGAGCTTATATGGAAGAAGGGCTTGAGGAATTGCCAGAAAGAATTCCATTTAAGGAAGAGGATTTAAGATACCATAGAATAAAACACAAGCCAAAGAAAGAAAGCAATGCAGCGATAATTTTAGTAATGGATGTATCTGGTTCCATGGATAATAGCAAAAAATATCTAGCGAGGTCTTTCTTCTATGTGCTCACAAGATTTATAAAGAAAAAGTATAGTAATGTTGAAATTGCTTTTGTAGCTCATTCAACCACAGCAAAAGAAGTTAGTGAATATGAATTCTTTCATAAGGGACAGTCTGGAGGAACTTATATATCAAGTGGTCTGAATAAAGCATTGGATATCATAAAAGAGAGATTTAATTCACAGACTTGGAACATTTATACTTTTTGTGTAAGTGACGGTGATAACTGGAGTGAGGATAATGAAAGAACTATGAAATCTGTTCGAGAGCTTTGCACTATATGCAATATGTTAGGCTATGCAGAGATTCTTCCTATATCCTACGCAACTACTATAAGGTATAAGTTCTTAAATGAAATTACAGAAAAAAATTTCTCATCCGTTGCAATTAAACAGAAACAGGATTTATGGACTTCTTTAAAGCAAATGTTAAAAAAAGAGTTAAAGGAGGCATAG
- a CDS encoding SpoVR family protein — protein MEYSVKDLETWNAKIEKLVHEFGLKCYDQEFQLISYNDMIALEAYTAMPARYPHWSFGKSYEKTKTLYKYNLTGLPYEMVINTDPCIAYLMKDNTLLLQILTIAHVYGHNDFFANNRLFVEGTDASTTTEMFKLHGDRVRSYINDPSIGYAEVERILDAAHALKLQTSRVVGEKRVSEQKLRQRLIDDYENKVEGTDFFGKRNDVPVPNIDKIPIEPEEDLLYFIIKYGKLAEWEKTLLEIVRQETNYFLPQIETKIMNEGWASYWHYTILNALDLPSGLHLEFLKRHNDVIAPALGGVNPYYVGFKIFEYLDKTYGRDKIFEVRTMDRDSAFLRRYLTEDLCRELNLFEYKKTGNDYVIKEVSDEEGWKEIRNNLSSSCGLGSVPIIRVVDMSKKDYTLTLEHVYDGRELSLAYGEPTLKYVQELWGRKVVLLTVIDDKKVRLVCDDKKIVKEIIQS, from the coding sequence ATGGAGTACTCAGTGAAGGATTTAGAAACTTGGAATGCGAAAATAGAAAAGTTGGTACATGAATTTGGACTAAAATGCTATGACCAAGAATTCCAGCTTATAAGTTATAATGACATGATTGCACTTGAGGCTTATACAGCTATGCCTGCAAGATATCCACATTGGAGCTTTGGAAAGAGCTATGAAAAAACTAAAACTTTATATAAATATAATTTGACAGGATTACCATATGAAATGGTGATAAATACAGATCCCTGTATAGCATATCTTATGAAGGATAATACTTTGTTACTTCAGATATTGACTATTGCTCATGTATATGGGCACAATGATTTCTTTGCGAATAACAGACTATTTGTAGAAGGCACTGATGCCAGTACTACAACTGAAATGTTTAAGTTACATGGAGACAGGGTACGAAGCTATATAAACGATCCTAGTATAGGATACGCAGAGGTAGAGAGAATCCTAGATGCAGCGCATGCACTTAAACTCCAAACTTCTAGGGTGGTAGGAGAAAAAAGGGTAAGTGAACAAAAGCTACGTCAAAGGCTCATAGATGATTATGAAAATAAAGTAGAGGGTACAGACTTTTTTGGTAAAAGAAATGATGTACCTGTGCCTAATATAGATAAAATACCTATAGAGCCAGAGGAAGACCTACTGTACTTTATAATAAAGTATGGAAAGCTTGCAGAATGGGAAAAAACTCTTCTAGAAATTGTTAGGCAAGAAACAAATTATTTTCTTCCTCAGATAGAAACAAAAATAATGAATGAGGGCTGGGCTAGTTATTGGCATTATACCATTCTAAACGCATTAGATTTACCTAGTGGATTGCATCTAGAATTTTTAAAGCGTCATAATGATGTAATTGCACCAGCATTAGGCGGAGTTAATCCTTACTATGTAGGGTTTAAGATTTTTGAATATTTAGATAAGACTTATGGAAGAGATAAAATCTTTGAAGTAAGAACAATGGATAGAGATTCAGCATTTTTAAGAAGATATCTAACAGAGGATCTATGTAGAGAATTAAATCTATTCGAGTATAAAAAGACTGGAAATGACTATGTCATAAAAGAAGTATCTGATGAGGAAGGTTGGAAGGAGATACGCAATAACTTAAGTAGCAGCTGTGGACTTGGGTCTGTGCCGATTATAAGAGTTGTTGATATGTCTAAAAAAGACTACACTTTAACTCTAGAGCATGTATATGATGGAAGAGAGTTAAGTCTTGCTTACGGCGAACCTACTCTTAAGTATGTTCAGGAGCTTTGGGGAAGAAAGGTGGTACTTTTGACAGTAATCGATGATAAAAAGGTTAGATTAGTATGTGATGATAAGAAAATAGTAAAAGAAATAATACAATCTTAA
- the asnB gene encoding asparagine synthase (glutamine-hydrolyzing), whose protein sequence is MCGLCGWLDFKRSLVGEINTLKNMTNTLSLRGPDSHGYYIDNNILLGHRRLVVVDPEGGSQPMIKLKNNNKYVIAYNGELYNTENLRHQLINYGYTFDAYSDTEVLLTSYIHWGINCLDHINGIFAFAIWDNNNQSLLLARDQLGVKPLFYSKKSSSIIFGSEIKTLLANPLVDAVLDEKGLTELFSLGPATALGSGVLKDIEEIPPANYCYITKDSFVQKEYWKVTAEEFTENLDSATEHLQTLFVDAVTRQLVGDVPLCTFLSGGLDSSAISAIASRDFKNRGKKLDTYSIDYEDNNTFFKPNEFQPTADSVYVDMMSKYIDSSHHNVILRNQNLALALTDATIARDLPGMADVDSSLYLFCKEIRHNFVVGLSGECADELFGGYPWYMKPEMINAPTFPWSRSVSNRRSILSDALKRIDIEGCVESHYKNTLKEVPHLDNENQIDYRMRELFYLNIKWFMVTLLNRKDRMSMSNSLEVRVPFADKRLVQYAFNIPTDIKFADNREKGLLRRALKGIVPDEIIDRKKSPYPKTHNPYYTTLVSCALRDIINNPHSPILNLINVDKVTEIVNTGGNAYITPWFGQLMNGPQLIAYLVQLNTWLESYNIKLQF, encoded by the coding sequence ATGTGCGGTCTCTGTGGATGGTTAGATTTTAAACGTTCCCTAGTCGGTGAAATTAACACTTTGAAAAATATGACAAACACATTAAGCCTTCGTGGTCCTGATAGCCACGGCTATTATATAGATAATAATATTCTATTGGGCCATAGACGTTTAGTTGTAGTTGATCCTGAAGGCGGAAGTCAACCTATGATAAAACTTAAAAACAATAATAAATACGTTATTGCCTATAATGGCGAGTTATATAATACTGAAAACTTAAGGCATCAATTAATAAATTACGGCTATACCTTTGATGCTTATTCTGATACAGAAGTATTACTTACTTCTTATATTCATTGGGGAATAAACTGTCTTGATCATATAAATGGAATTTTTGCTTTTGCTATATGGGATAATAACAATCAAAGTTTATTGCTAGCTCGTGATCAATTAGGAGTTAAGCCTCTTTTTTATTCAAAAAAAAGTTCATCAATAATTTTTGGCTCTGAAATTAAAACTCTTCTAGCAAACCCTTTAGTAGATGCTGTTTTAGATGAAAAAGGATTAACTGAATTATTTTCCTTAGGTCCTGCTACAGCCTTAGGCAGTGGTGTGTTAAAGGATATTGAGGAAATACCTCCTGCTAACTACTGCTATATTACAAAGGATTCCTTCGTACAAAAAGAATATTGGAAGGTTACTGCTGAAGAATTTACTGAAAACCTGGATTCTGCCACAGAACACTTGCAAACTCTATTTGTTGATGCAGTAACTCGCCAACTTGTTGGTGATGTTCCTTTATGTACTTTCTTATCTGGTGGACTTGATTCTAGTGCTATTTCCGCTATTGCTTCTAGAGATTTTAAAAATAGAGGAAAGAAACTTGATACCTACTCTATAGATTATGAAGATAATAACACCTTCTTTAAACCAAATGAGTTTCAACCTACCGCTGATTCTGTTTATGTAGATATGATGAGTAAATATATAGATAGTTCTCATCATAATGTTATTTTAAGAAATCAGAACCTTGCCTTAGCCTTAACTGATGCTACTATAGCTAGAGATTTACCTGGAATGGCGGATGTTGATTCTTCTCTATATTTATTCTGTAAGGAGATTAGGCACAACTTTGTTGTTGGTTTGTCTGGCGAATGTGCAGATGAACTTTTTGGTGGCTATCCTTGGTATATGAAACCTGAAATGATAAATGCCCCAACCTTCCCTTGGTCACGTTCAGTTTCTAATAGAAGAAGTATTTTATCTGATGCACTAAAAAGAATCGATATTGAAGGTTGTGTAGAGTCGCATTATAAAAATACACTTAAAGAGGTTCCTCACCTTGATAACGAAAACCAAATAGATTATAGAATGAGAGAACTTTTCTATCTAAATATAAAATGGTTTATGGTTACTTTACTTAATAGAAAAGATAGAATGAGTATGTCTAACAGCTTAGAAGTTAGAGTTCCTTTTGCAGATAAACGACTAGTCCAATATGCTTTCAATATTCCTACTGATATTAAATTTGCTGATAATCGTGAGAAAGGCCTGCTTAGAAGAGCCTTGAAAGGTATTGTTCCAGATGAAATTATTGATAGAAAGAAGAGCCCTTATCCTAAAACTCATAATCCTTACTATACTACACTTGTCTCTTGTGCTTTAAGAGATATTATAAATAATCCACATTCACCGATATTAAATCTAATAAATGTGGATAAAGTTACGGAGATTGTGAATACTGGCGGTAATGCATATATAACTCCATGGTTTGGCCAACTTATGAATGGTCCGCAACTTATTGCTTACCTTGTTCAATTAAATACTTGGTTAGAAAGCTATAATATAAAGTTACAATTCTAA